In one Saccharibacillus brassicae genomic region, the following are encoded:
- a CDS encoding RNA polymerase sigma factor → MDDLELFETHKTTVYRYCLYMLKHRGDAEDACQEVFVKAMLADRSEVRSEKAWLMRIAANECHGMVRRRSRGRDKEQLAFLQSDPLRFAQSVEGGYERREASAEFGLLLQSVKPKFREALLLYYMADMPLADVADLLNVPLGTVKSRMNRGLKALRKLLEESNTQAEKRSGYHASNY, encoded by the coding sequence ATGGACGACCTGGAGTTGTTCGAAACGCATAAGACGACGGTATACCGTTACTGCCTCTACATGCTCAAACATAGAGGGGACGCGGAAGACGCGTGTCAGGAAGTATTCGTAAAAGCGATGTTGGCCGATCGGAGCGAAGTGCGCAGCGAGAAAGCGTGGCTGATGCGCATCGCGGCGAACGAGTGCCACGGGATGGTGCGGCGCAGAAGCCGGGGCCGGGACAAGGAGCAGTTGGCTTTTCTGCAAAGCGATCCGCTGCGGTTTGCGCAGTCGGTCGAAGGCGGATACGAGCGCCGGGAAGCGTCCGCGGAATTCGGCCTGCTGCTGCAATCGGTCAAGCCCAAATTCCGGGAAGCGCTGCTGCTGTACTATATGGCGGACATGCCGCTTGCGGACGTGGCCGATCTGCTGAACGTGCCGCTCGGCACCGTCAAATCGAGAATGAACCGCGGATTGAAAGCCTTGAGAAAGCTGCTGGAAGAATCAAATACGCAAGCGGAAAAAAGGAGTGGATATCATGCCTCGAATTATTGA